gtaaatatacagtataagaaaaaattcacaataaataaatatacaatatcagaactggaaaaactaaattaaacatttatctgaaaaatgtatagtaaaataaataattagtaaatatagactataagacataaaaatatggatcatctttttttggagagttaatcCAAAAATGAAGGATCACCAATTTgcgtggatattatggtatatttggaaaggtcGAAACAACAAAGTTTTTATCAATTTGGATGTTGATCCAAGATATAGGCTTAAACTAGCGGAATtagaatcaacactttgggcggAGGCACATGTAACAAATAATTACAGGGTTGCAAATCAATTACATGAAATAATTATACCAACAAtaccaggaagatggtgtttcataGATTTTTCATGAAAAGATAAGGAACAGTTCTCAGGACAAAGTTGGTACATCTCTTTAGCGGGttttgatggatttctagggGCAAAGAATGTCCGGACAAGTCTTTCACCTCTTCATTCGGAGGTAGAAGCGCTAATACGGGCAATAGAATACATGAGGAATTTACGGCAATTTCATGTCAAATTTGCGACAGtttgttctcaattggtaaagatggtttcggaaccagaagaatggccagcgttTGACAATTATCGGGAAGACATTAAGCTGCTGAAAAGAAGCTTTCTAAACTCAGAGATCGTTCATGTACCTCAGACGAAAAATCAAAATGCGGATAgtttagcacgcagtgctaggaaacaatcgtctttcgtcgttcacaagGACAGAGttaccggtttggtttacagagtcagcaTGAGTCTGTAGAtgattgatgtaaaaaaaaagacataaaaatattagtataaaaataaataataagtaatattattatgatattttatttttattctaatattataatacatttataatttaatattatgtaatattttaatatcattgttagtaatattaatcatatagaaatgttatatattataataagtaaatataaaatataagaaaaaaataaataataagtaaatatagtatataagaaataaaatattatattaaatatatatcgtaatattatgattgatataaaagcaagaaatttagaataaataaatatacaaaataaaagaagataaatagtaagtaaatatacaatataacattactattttgtaaaaaaattattatatataatttcaaaaataataaataatatgtaaacatacaacataaaaaatggaaatactacattaaacatacgtaagattaccattttacatttaaaaataacaataatacgtaaacatacaacataaaaaaaagagaaaaaaacaaaaatagcactaaatcaagtttatgttcccaaactatcactcaaggtcaaaagtcacaaaaatagcacttaatgttttatcaaaagtcacaaacttagggtttagagttaaagggtggggtttaggatttagggtttagggtttaaggtttagagtttagggtttagggtttagattttaggatttagggtttagattttagggtttagggtttagagtttagggtttagggtttagagtttagggtttagggtttagattttagggtttagggtttagagtttagggtttagggtttatggtttagggtttagggtttagagtttagggtttagggtttagagtttagggtttagggtttagagttgagaaatgaggttttggggataagatttcaaattttgaaaaataaaaaaatttaaaattttcaaaggataaacttataaatgtgctattttggtcattttagtttgtgagtgctattttggagatttgccctaaaaaaaatagaaaaactacattaaacatatgtaagattactatttttcactaaaaaaatggcttatctccataatgaaacattaccattttataaaaaaagaaaaaaaacataaatataactatttgactatttgtccaagttcttctattaaacattgtcgttttacattaaaatggaaaaaacattaagattaaaacatctatcttaaaatatgaaatatgtatattaactaaatataaagtataagaaagagaaatactcaatatatagaaaaataaataattattaaatattataaatatataaatatatgaattatatatataataataagtaaatgctcaatgctgtcaaaaaaaaaaaaaagtaaatgctcaatttttaaaatatggaaagagtacattaaatattaaacatctatcttaaaaagtaaaatatagatattaagtaaatggaaagtataagaaaaagaaatacacaacttaaaaacaatggaaaaaatatattaatatttaaacatctatcttaaaatgtaaaatatagatattacgcaaatagaaagtataagaaaaagaaatacacaatttaaaaaaatgaaaaaagtacattagtatttaaacatctatattaaaatgtaaatctatcttaaaatataaaattattagtaatttttaaaattataagtaattagaaagtataagaaatagaaatacacaatataaagaaaaataaataataagtaaatatataatattagtaaatacgcaatttaaaaatggaaaattacattaagatttaaaaatatatattaaaatttaaaatatagatattacgtaaatagaaagtataacaaatggaaatatacaatttaaagaaaatggaaaatgtacattaagttttaaacatctattttaaaatgtaaaataaagatattaagtaaataaaaagtacaagaaatggaaatacatatacaagaaaataaataataagtaaataatgtaaatatataatatatgaattatatataataataataagtaaatacacaattttttaaaaaatatggaaaaagttcattaagcattaaacatctatcttaaaatgtaaaatatataatataagtaaatacataatttaaaaaaatgaaaaaagtatattaagatttaaatatctattttaaaatataaaatatagatattacgtaaataaaaaatataagaaatggaaataaacattttaaaaaatggaaaaaatacattaagatttaaacatctatcttaaaatgtacatctaccttaaaatggtagtaaattatataaaaatagaaataccacattaaacaagaaaaaaatgtatagttttacatcaagaaagtccctataaaattcattattccatcaacatcaaactcacactatcaaggaaaacttcaaagcactcgagcaaaaaattGGTTCCACCATtaactcttgccgtcccaaaaacctttaatgaccttgaaggagattttttataacaacaaacGTTTTGTTAGgaggattcattgttgggaaacccgcaacttccaaaagccaaacttatttaTGGGAATTGAGTttcttttcatagactcaaaggtattcttacaaatttaaattaatctaatccataattttattgttaatattcatactaaatctttcatgatcaaaccattacagttaataaccattcaagcgtttatcccgaaacacttctttcctcgccaaatcaggtattggttcatgttggtttagtattgtttttggtttattaaccggtttaggaaggtcctattgtaaatataatttaagttggtttagcatatattatgcttaaaataacttaaattaaataatagtaatattatgcttaaaatataattttagagagctttcaaatatagtttacagaacattataggtgatgaatttaatttattaaattcgtttattacttaaaactaagtttttttaaaaacatactgagttataaatatcaatgctggattggtgagtataacatgaagacaaaatataaatatttcattttcaagataagaaattcagcttttattcagttactcaatatataatatcttaaatttttttttttttaaatatacataatttatatacatagatTAATCTTctaaacttaaactattatattatatatgaatagtttctgatttaaaaataaaataaaaacgcaaatggttattttcaaataatgaatgtaatttacattatactatcatttaacaagtattagatacattttgatatatcattattttctatttccagaaaaaaaaattttgttaaacatcaatatcatctaggttaagtatactaacagcacaaattcaaacatcacaaaaaaaatttacataaacattataatacaataatttaatcaaaaaatacaattcaaaaaaacaatattcaaaagaatagttatatacttaatatttgaaaatcaaagatatttttactaaaattgtacttacttGGCCAatgagatcgaccatctttttacggatcgatcgattgttgaccatgtggtcgatccgaaaatactctgcagtttaattaaatatctaaaacatttattccaacactcaacagatagttttgctaaatatgataattagatagcaaacaaaattacaaaaaaatatttaaatagtaaaaaatatgttaatttaacgtgttagaatttaaaaataaattataattatgacatgcatcttaacatttatataaatatatatcataacctaaatataaataatttaacaacttaaattagaaaaaaataaaaatctcggGCGTAGCCTGGGTTAATCCCTAGTTATAGGTAATATTTGAATTTGAATCATTACCATCTAATtagttatatacatataatctatctatctatataaagAAACGTTCGCCTCTCTCCCGTGAAGCCACATCATCAATTCGTGCGTTTTAggagtgacacgtgtcccattttatatttagaGCCAAAACAAATGAATGCAGTTAAGGGTAATTGAACCCAGCACCTCTAGcactggtaatttctcttagaaccactaggctaaAGTCACTTGTTATAAATATGTGAccgcgaaaatacttattatcgtgtcaGCTGGAAGCtcatgcttcttctgcttgtggccaGGGCCGATACTGATctgacgtcaagatgaagatcgtgaagttaaaaactttgctccaaacagttttgcaatatttccaacctttataacttgatgcatataatatatatcaaaatacatttgttgtacacgcttttattagttttgcttttaaaaaaaggtatttacagttataaatgttttgtgccagtgaagtaatggttgaaaaatctctatacatatgtcattttaaaataacactcaatttctatatatagtcaatacatatgtccatgttatattctagactaaatattttctcttttaaaaatatagaaaacaatttttttagtctacaaggaaatgttgtagagcaagtatgctttatacaaaataatatatatttaaaatcaatacacaaaaacataaaaattgttatatgtctctttctgacacatgcacactccactatgaataagaattaaaaaaagacagtattgtcatcaaactttatcacaaatccacatttatacatctataattatgagttggacaattagttaatttgatacaataccaaagcaagaataatcgaaaacaactataccaccgtatactaataagtaagacataacagataaccaaattcttgaatcttaaaacaaatttcaactcgagcatttagtgaatatcaaattaactaatatgcCGCGGTCCGACCCTAGTTCTGTATTTAATAACACCCTAGCGAGACATGTGTGACTTCATGGCCCAATAAAAGAAGAGTATTAAGTTAACAGGCCCAATTAaagaatcaaaacccaaaaacctTAAACCTCCGTCCTCTCTCGAACCAGTTCCGTCGATAGCCTCCTGCTAATCTCCGGTCTCAGGGATCCTCCTCAGATCGAAATATTTCTCCTTTTTCCGATCACCTCTCCGTCTTACGATCATATCCAGCTGGGTTGAAGCTCGTCTCTGTTAGTTTATCATTTCATCTGTCGGCGCGATTTTCTTGGAGATGGTTGTTGCCGTTGAATCGCATTGCGTTTTAGATAATTTCGATTGAAGTAGATAGATGTCTAGGCTTTGATCAAATCTTCGCTCCTCTCCCTTAAGCGAGATTTCCATTTGAATCTGAGGGAATAATTGGTTTGTAGATCTTGTCTGGTTCACTATAAGGGCATGTTTAGCCTCGAGGAAGGCCCTGGAACATGCTATCTCTGCCACCCACTCGCAGATTCTTCTTCCGTTCTTGTTCCTCTATAGCCACTACTGTTGCATCCATCCCAGCTAGACCGAATCAAAAGGAGCCTGCCCCTGCCCTTGTCAAGCTTAAATCTGAGCGAGACCCTGAGAAGCTATTCAACCTCTTCAAATCCAACGCCACTAACCCCTTGGTCATCGAAAACCGTTTTGCTTTCCAAGACACTGTCTCTAGATTAGCCGGAGCGCGTCGGTTTGATTACATCGAGGCACTTCTCGAGCATCAGAAGACGCTTCCGCAAGGTCGCCGCGAGGGCTTCGTCGTCAGGATTATAATGTTATACGGAAAGGCTGGAATGACCAAGCACGCGCTGGATACTTTCCACAATATGGATTCGTCCAAGAGGACTGTTAAATCCTTCAACGCCGCGCTTAAAGTCTTGTCTTTGAAACCTGAACTCCACACCATCCAGGACTTCCTTGGCCATGTCCCCTTCAAGTATGGGGTTGAAATGGATGCGGTTTCTTTCAACATTGCCATTAAATCTCTCTGCGAGATGGGGTTTCTTGACAAGGCTTCTCTGGCGATGAAGGGGATGGAGAAGTTTGGGTTGAAACCAGACGTAGTTACGTATACTACGCTTATATCGGCTTTTTACAAGCAGGACAGGTATGTGGTTGGCAATGGACTGTGGAACCATATGGTCCTCAAGGGATGTAGGCCTAATCTCACTACCTTTAATGTTAGGATTCAGTTTTTAGTTAATAGGGGACGAGCTTGGGACGCCAATGATCTGTTGCTGCTGATGCCAAAGCTCCAGATGGAACCGGACAGCTTGACGTATAACATGGTTATCAAAGGTTTTTTCGTAGCGGGGTTCCCTGAAATGGCTGAAAGAGTTTATACAGCGATGCATGGTAAAGGTTGCAAACCCAACGTGAAGATCTACCAGACGATGATCCATTATTTGTGTAAGGCGGGGAAGTTTGATTTGGGTTATACGATGTGTAAGGATTGTATGAGAAAGAAGTGGTATCCGAACTTGGACACGGTTGGTGTTTTGCTGGATGGGCTTGTGAAAAAGGGGCAGCTTGATCAGGCTAAGTTGATTATGGGGTTAGTTCGGAAACGAGTCCCTCCTTATAGCTCAAAACAGTTGCACTCTCTGGAGTCCATTTTTTAATGTGTTTACATGAAGTTGGTTTCGTTTTACACGActatgggggggggggggacaaAAGGGTTATCTTTCTTTCTCCAAAGTCCAGAGCTTCTCTTTTGTATAGTTGTGGTGGAACTGGAAAATTGATCTGGTCCTATATTAGGAGGCACACTAGCGTGACCAATGTTTCGCACATGTGCTGGAGGAAGACATGGATATGAAATTTGTTTGGTGATGCACAATTGCACTCAAACAATGAAAAAGCCATGGAAAAAGGTAAGAATCTTTAAACAagtgaaaaaaagaagaactgagaaggcaagaagaagttTTAGTTTGTTAATTTAGAAGATGATCCACAATCTGAGTGTACTGTTGGATCAACAATATTCTTTTGATTACCAAAATATAAATGCATACTATtatgtcaaattttttatcCCATTAATGAGAAagcaaacaaaattttatatggTGTAACCTTTTAGATTTGTTTTGAAACTCCAGAGAATTGTTGCTTTCATTGGATATGATAACAGGGACATGACTTTGAAACGTTAAGGACACTACTTTTGACTCGTGGTAACATTATGATATTAAGAGATGTTACAGTATAATTAAAAGCGCATAAGCAAGCAAATCTAGGTCAAATATAGATAGTGTTATGGTGGAATCACACATGGGATCCTTTGCAAGTACATGTTTATATCAAAGACCTCCTCTATAGGGAGAGGATGTTATCACACTGAAGACGAAGCTGTCGACGGAAGTTTTGAATGAAAGCTTCTGCGCATTTGTCCACGTCATGATAAATCGTTGGTTTGCTGCTCTCAAGCGTATTGCCGTTTGAAGGTGTTGTCACCAATCTTCTCTTCTCTGTAATAACCTTGGCTGAGTTGGTACCATTAGGAGGACACTGCACAGCATATGAACTCATCTTCCTCGTCTTTTGTGTGTGTTGTGGGGCTAATCTGATAATTGGATAGTGTGGTGTgatgagtgtttttttttcattatgaGGATGTATTTATACTATAGGATTATTTGTTATCCTATCGATCCCCTTAGTCTTTTTGGTCATTACGGAAGGAATAAACTTGAACAAGAGTTGGAATCTTGAATTTGACGCTTGCCGCTAATGGATAACTGAAAATCATAAAATCACTTATCCACTTCAGTGTATTGCCGTTTGAAGGTAAAAATATCTTATAGTATATTCGTTAGATCATATATTAGTATACGTTTCTATATTAAACAGGAAGTTAACACATCtaagaaaaaaggaaattagGCATGCAATAAAATCTAATCGAACAACTGGATTAGATTATTCAGATATGCTATAAGAGATAAGCCACCGAAAGGCTTCGCCCATGACGGTCGTTTTCACCGCCCCGATAGGCTTTTACAAAACGTTTCCTCAAACTTTGTTTTATTGCAGATATTCCTCCCTATCGTCTGTTTTACTACATAAATGTCTAGCAGTTATAGTTATTACATACGTTACCCTGTATACTATTTTGGACCTTTGGTTCATTACATATGAGATACTCATTGTTTTGCTTATTACatcttgcattttttttttttttttttttttttttaacatcttGCATTTTATTGTTCGGTTATTTGCAAATTTCGTCTATAGTTTTTGGTTACCCTACTGATCCCGAAGATTTGACCTTGTTTTTCATGTGAAAGGTCTCTCTTATCAATAAACTATGATCTCCCCAACAACTGTGAGCTATATTATAATTTGCTTACAACTCGATGATAATGGGATAGAATTGATGAACTGAATTTTCTAAAACGTGAATATTCAAAACGTTTGGGCGTATGCGTGGCAAGTTTTACAAtctaaaaaacatgttttcaaaGGTATGATACAGATGTAATCCCAGACTGAACCGACTGTTCCAAGAAGCTTTCGTCACCTGAAAGGCATGAAGGAGGGTATACTTGACCCGAACTCGAACCATAAGCTTCCCAACAGAAGGACTCTGTGTAACCATCACCCTTTGATGGTTCAAGATCAATGTCTTGTAGAACTATGTTGCGACACGGTGAAGCATCGCTGCAAGAGATCTTGATCGCTTGTTTTGTTGCTGAAGTTCCATGCACATTAACAAATGATATTTTCTCGATGCTAACAGCTGATGTCTGCACGTTTTTGGTTGAGTTCAATATCTGAGCTACTGAATAAAGAAAATGGCACAAGTTCTTTACCTGATTCGCACAGGGTTTCTTTGAATCGCAGTAATACTGGTCGATGATGATGGGGTTAGACACATTGTTCATATTGATGTTCCTAAAGATGATTTTTGAGACCAAACCACTTCCTCCCTGGTaaaaaagacaacaaaggtttaaGTAAGTTGTTTCATTAAAATCTCAGAAGGTGAAGTGAAACTTTGATCACCTGCCATGTTTTGATCCGAACACCATTCGCAGTGTCAGAGATGAAGGCCGTATCAACCGTCACGTCTTTCACTTCTTCCCAGGATTTCGATTTTCCTATGCTTCCAATGCTACAAAAAAACAAGTCTAACAAACTTAGATTATGCTCTTTGTGTGCAACCACTGTTTTGTTGTCTAGCTTTAGTCAGTACCTTATGCCATGGCCAGGACCACATATAATGTTGCTGATGGAGATCTGTGATGAGTTTTTCACTATGGAAACACAATCATCTcctgcacacacacacacaaaaacagATCTCAATAATCTAAAATTGAGAGGATACTAGAGAGAGGACACGGACCTGTACTGACTGTTGAGTTGTCTACAACTATACCACGAGAGGCGCTTATGTGGATTCCATCTGTGTTGGGACTACTGCCAGGAGCTATGACCTTAAGAGCAGAGATGGTGACACGGCGACAGCTGGTGAAGGCAATGTGCATTTGCTGACTATCGATCACACTGAGGTTTTCAACTCTCATGTTCTTGCATTTGTGGAATGTTAAGGCCTACGAAGGAACAGAGTTTTCACTTGTACCAATGCTAACCACACCCACCAAATATGAAAGAAACTAATAGGATGATTGCTTACCGTTGGAGCACCTCGACAAGGCTGCAAAAAAGAACAAGATGGTGAGAATCACTTTAGATATCTGaagacaagaaagaaaaaagagaggcaAACTTTACATTGGAATGATTGTGTTTGCAAGATCTTCTCCACCATTCTTGGCCCATTCCATTGACAGTGCCGCCTCCTTCAACCGTAAAGCGGCTCACGCTGTGGAAGTATAGCCATTTCCGAGGGTTTAGACCTTCCCAAGCATCAGGGTCATCAGGAGCAATGATTGTACCAGAGATCTATATTTGGGCaaaacagaacacacaaaatgATCAATATGAAGGAACAACGTACAGAGAGGtattgctttaaaaaaaaaagaagctggaAGACCTGGAGAGTGAGTCTAGCTTTACAAGGACCAGAGAGATCAATGGGACGAACAAGAGAAGTGTAGTTTTCTGGGACCAAGACTCTGGTTTTGCCTTTAGACGAACACGCTGTCTTCCAGGCATCTTCGAACGCCTGCATACATATCATGTAatattttcacaatttaatTATCCGACAAAAGCTTGTCTGAGTTCCTACTTGTCTAAATATCATCATGTAAggattcaaattcaaattcaagAGTGCGTTTTCAGCGATTCGTGACTTACTTTAGTGTCGTCGGTGAAGCCATTGCCTTTTGCTCCGAAATGACCGACGTGAAGGAGCCGTTCGGAtctgggtcgggttcgggttgAACGCGGCGGTCTTCTCGGGAGCTGGAGGAACGATTCGAAAGAATTGGCGTTTGAGGCGGTCAGAGAGAGTGAGAATAGGACTAgtataaacaaaacaacaatATTGCATAAATAACTCATTGATTTCGCGTGATCTTTGGAACTCGAGTGTAGTTttataaactcttttttttttctttaacccAACAAGATTTTACATAGGACGATGAGGTGTGCACGTTGTAGTTGGAACATACCCAAAGTAAACATATATACATTCTATTTATAATCGAATTGAAATGAGAATTAAGGATCTATCTAATCTAGATACCTTCAAAGTTAATTTTTCGCGATTGTAGTGATGGTGAAATGACTTTCATGTTTAGccacaaagaaaagaaaaccatgCAAGAAACCTTCTCATTTTTCAAGGTTTTTAGTAATGATGCCCTTTTGAATTTCCCCACATCTATTATTTTCTCTTGATTAATGTTAGGTAATCAATCATAAAATTCGAAATCTGCAATCTTTTTGTGACCAAGAAGAAGACTTATCTTTATAGTTCGCTATTAATTATGGGCTAAAGCCCAAACGAATAATCTATAAGTAATGATTCATTTCAAGAAAACGAACCAAATACTCTTATCATCATATGAAATCTTACAAATTATTACGTATCACGCAATAAAAGATAAGTTTTGTTGAGTATGACGTTTAGATTAATTCCGTGTGCTACTATTATCCTTTGTGTTATCACTCATGTTCAACTTACTCCCGCATAATTTACGTTATTGTAatataacactagattttgattttagCGTGGGATAATATTTTGgtaaaaactttatataatcgtatttttttattgaaaataggTCTAAGCATAATATCCGTAACCCAAAGTCCGTACCGAACTTAAACCAAAAAACCCGATCCATACCCAATACGAAATGTAAGAGATCTCAGAATTGGTCTTGTGGGATGGTACATCAtatatctgaacccgaagtgttattagccgaacccgaacgggtaacccgaaaaaacaaaaaaaaaccataaaaaatccaaaaaacgatATGAAAGTCCAAattaatcacaaatataaatacttaaaacataaatatatacttcaaatattcagttctatatttattacgaaattatataaaaaaataagtatttaaattttcaataagTACCTTAAATATCCAAttctatataaataagtttatttcttatgttttgctttaaaattttggaattaATTTCGGATATATCTGAACCGAACTAATATAAACTGAATTGGAACAATATCTGATTACTTTATGAATTTTATGATGTGATACAAATTAGAAGCAAAACCAGTGTGTTATATCCAAACCCGATCCGTACTTATAAATTTACCAGAATGAGACATAGGATGTGATATAAGTTTGAACCGAAATTTCAAATACCCAACCCGTACCCAACGGGTACATGAAGACCCAAGCCTAACATAAAGTATGCTTTATGTTTTGTTCAgttagttttatatttgataaatattgtttatgttTGTTGGAACAACCCGTAAAACTATGCtcataaaaaatatcaataataacaTCTTCCACCatatcattaaatattaataaatattattatttattttatcatatatatatctaattttaataCTCTATCTATaagaattatattattatgtatttggtctgagttttaaataatttgtttcttacatttgaattaaagtaCAGTTGTATATATGAATTAGTAGgcatatataattctttttatattaataaataaaatataattgattatttacTTAAAAGTAGTGTTAATATAAATTGAGTTcgttatttaaaaacaatagaTTAGTTATTTCGTTCCTTAATTTTAGGTTAGGGTATACATATAttcaataataattaaattagatataagtaaaaataatagtaaagcTAGTTAAATGTAATTGTCCAACCTAGATTATTTGTAAgtagataagaaaaataaaaccctaaattaatagattagattttaaaataaatagaacttatagtattgttttgattatgtaaatatttcttttttaaacttTCATTATCGACACTTTTATATCTTGAAAAAGTGAAAGTATCTTACTAACATAGTATagataaataatttgtaaaGATGTTTCGTGATGTTATATTCCTTTATGATATAAATACAGTTtagtgtatataaatatttttaaacatattaatCATTCTTCGTAAATATAAGATCATTAGTATATATAGTATATCAATAAAGTTTAGAAAATAGCTCTCGATCTTGCATATTCCTAGATACACAAGTGCAGTTTtgttataaatatcttttatacatatatcaattGTAG
This Brassica napus cultivar Da-Ae chromosome C6, Da-Ae, whole genome shotgun sequence DNA region includes the following protein-coding sequences:
- the LOC106351472 gene encoding probable polygalacturonase At1g80170, with translation MSYLCNIVVLFILVLFSLSLTASNANSFESFLQLPRRPPRSTRTRPRSERLLHVGHFGAKGNGFTDDTKAFEDAWKTACSSKGKTRVLVPENYTSLVRPIDLSGPCKARLTLQISGTIIAPDDPDAWEGLNPRKWLYFHSVSRFTVEGGGTVNGMGQEWWRRSCKHNHSNPCRGAPTALTFHKCKNMRVENLSVIDSQQMHIAFTSCRRVTISALKVIAPGSSPNTDGIHISASRGIVVDNSTVSTGDDCVSIVKNSSQISISNIICGPGHGISIGSIGKSKSWEEVKDVTVDTAFISDTANGVRIKTWQGGSGLVSKIIFRNINMNNVSNPIIIDQYYCDSKKPCANQTSAVSIEKISFVNVHGTSATKQAIKISCSDASPCRNIVLQDIDLEPSKGDGYTESFCWEAYGSSSGQVYPPSCLSGDESFLEQSVQSGITSVSYL
- the LOC106347022 gene encoding pentatricopeptide repeat-containing protein At1g80150, mitochondrial-like, with the protein product MLSLPPTRRFFFRSCSSIATTVASIPARPNQKEPAPALVKLKSERDPEKLFNLFKSNATNPLVIENRFAFQDTVSRLAGARRFDYIEALLEHQKTLPQGRREGFVVRIIMLYGKAGMTKHALDTFHNMDSSKRTVKSFNAALKVLSLKPELHTIQDFLGHVPFKYGVEMDAVSFNIAIKSLCEMGFLDKASLAMKGMEKFGLKPDVVTYTTLISAFYKQDRYVVGNGLWNHMVLKGCRPNLTTFNVRIQFLVNRGRAWDANDLLLLMPKLQMEPDSLTYNMVIKGFFVAGFPEMAERVYTAMHGKGCKPNVKIYQTMIHYLCKAGKFDLGYTMCKDCMRKKWYPNLDTVGVLLDGLVKKGQLDQAKLIMGLVRKRVPPYSSKQLHSLESIF